The following coding sequences are from one Calypte anna isolate BGI_N300 chromosome 18, bCalAnn1_v1.p, whole genome shotgun sequence window:
- the DDX5 gene encoding probable ATP-dependent RNA helicase DDX5 isoform X1, whose translation MPGYSSDRDRGFGAPRFGGSRGGPLSGKKFGNPGEKLTKKKWNLDELPKFEKNFYQEHPDVVRRTVQEVEQYRASKEVTVRGHNCPKPIINFYEANFPANVMEVIQRQNFTEPTAIQAQGWPVALSGLDMVGVAQTGSGKTLSYLLPAIVHINHQPFLERGDGPICLVLAPTRELAQQVQQVAAEYSRACRLKSTCIYGGAPKGPQIRDLERGVEICIATPGRLIDFLEAGKTNLRRCTYLVLDEADRMLDMGFEPQIRKIVDQIRPDRQTLMWSATWPKEVRQLAEDFLKEYVHINIGALELSANHNILQIVDVCHDVEKDDKLIRLMEEIMSEKENKTIVFVETKRRCDDLTRKMRRDGWPAMGIHGDKSQQERDWVLNEFKHGKAPILIATDVASRGLDVEDVKFVINYDYPNSSEDYIHRIGRTARSTKTGTAYTFFTPNNIKQVNDLISVLREANQAINPKLLQLIEDRGSGRSRGDRRDRYSAGKRGGFSSFRERENFERTYGPLGKRDFGAKTQNGAYTAQSFSNGTPFGNGFAAAGMQAGFRAGNPAGAYQNGYEQQYGSNIANMHNGMNQQQYAYPATGAAPMIGYPMPTSYSQ comes from the exons ATGCCCGGGTATTCCAGCGACAGGGATAGAGG GTTTGGAGCTCCCCGTTTTGGAGGAAGTAGAGGAGGACCTCTCTCCGGGAAGAAATTTGGCAACCCTGGGGAAAAACTTAcgaaaaagaaatggaatttaGATGAGCTGCCCAAATTTGAGAAGAACTTCTACCAAGAACATCCTGATGTTGTTAGACGTACTGTG CAAGAAGTTGAACAGTACAGAGCAAGCAAAGAAGTCACAGTCAGGGGCCATAACTGTCCAAAACCGATCATAAACTTCTATGAAGCCAACTTTCCTG cAAATGTTATGGAAGTAATTCAGAGGCAGAACTTCACTGAACCAACTGCTATTCAAGCACAAGGCTGGCCTGTTGCCTTGAGTGGATTGGATATGGTTGGAGTGGCACAGACTGGATCAGGGAAAACACTGTCT TATTTGTTGCCTGCTATTGTGCATATAAATCACCAGCCATTCCTGGAGCGAGGAGATGGACCTATT TGTCTTGTGTTGGCACCAACTCGTGAGCTGGCCCAGCAAGTGCAGCAAGTGGCTGCTGAGTACAGCAGAGCTTGTCGTTTGAAGTCCACGTGTATCTATGGAGGTGCTCCCAAGGGACCACAGATCCGTGACCTGGAAAGAG GTGTGGAAATCTGCATTGCAACACCTGGAAGACTGATTGATTTCTTAGAAGCTGGAAAGACCAATCTCAGGAGGTGTACTTACCTTGTCCTTGATGAAGCTGACAGGATGCTTGACATGGGGTTTGAGCCTCAAATCAGAAAAATTGTGGATCAGATTAGA cctgacaGGCAGACTCTGATGTGGAGTGCCACATGGCCAAAGGAAGTAAGGCAGCTGGCTGAAGACTTCTTGAAAGAGTATGTACACATCAACATTGGTGCATTGGAACTAAGTGCAAACCACAACATCCTCCAGATTGTGGATGTGTGTCATGATGTGGAGAAAGATGACAA ACTTATTCGTCTGATGGAAGAAATCATgagtgagaaggaaaacaaaacaattgtTTTTGTGGAAACAAAAAGACGGTGTGATGATCTTACCAGGAAGATGAGGAGAGATGG GTGGCCAGCAATGGGTATTCATGGTGATAAAAGTCAGCAGGAACGGGACTGGGTTCTAAATG AATTCAAACACGGAAAAGCACCAATCCTGATTGCTACAGATGTTGCATCCAGAGGTCTAG ATGTGGAAGATGTGAAATTTGTCATCAATTATGACTACCCTAACTCCTCAGAGGACTATATCCACCGAATTGGACGAACTGCCCGCAGTACCAAAACAGGCACAGCATACACATTCTTTACTCCTAACAATATTAAGCAAGTAAATGACCTCATCTCTGTGCTTCGGGAGGCTAATCAAGCCATCAACCCCAAATTGCTTCAGTTGATTGAAGACAGAGGTTCAG GTCGTTCCCGAGGTGATCGACGTGACAGATACTCTGCGGGCAAAAGGGGTGGATTTAGTAGTTTTAGAGAGAGGGAGAACTTTGAGAGAACCTATGGTCCACTAGGGAAGAGAGACTTTGGAGCCAAAACTCAAAATGGGGCCTACACTGCCCAGAGTTTCAGTAATGGAACTCCTTTTGGGAATGGCTTTGCAGCTGCAGGCATGCAGGCTGGCTTCAGGGCTGGTAACCCTGCAGGGGCTTACCAGAATGGCTATGAGCAGCAGTATGGAAGTAACATTGCAAATATGCACAATGGCATGAACCAACAGCAGTATGCATATCCTGCCACTGGTGCTGCTCCCATGATAGGTTACCCAATGCCTACAAGTTATTCTCAATAA
- the POLG2 gene encoding DNA polymerase subunit gamma-2, mitochondrial isoform X1, which translates to MALGCRQGGRWCSRAPLERSGLRRRPPAAQGVESVSTARPYAAAAGGDAEGTLREELLEVCWRRHFLRGGAEPRPALPWRAYLSGCHPGFGPLGVALRRNLAAQWWDWVLAFREQVLEVEAPLHGPSALGAPWAGSGLRLVHTEALREALQGRVCGGPALQEVLGSAGVLRESLLPGALAQYLSCLELVNKRLPCGLAQVGVCFDSVPESEPRNKNLTRIGERTSSLLTWFSSPRTAGQWLDYWLRQRLQWWRKFAVAPSNFSSSDFQDEEGRRGFNLHYTFPWGTETIETLKNLGDTELLQMYPGDSSKLLGRDGRKNIIPHVLSVSGNLDRGALAYLFDSLQLAEHPLTKKKNAQRKVLKIHPCLAPLKVALDVGKGPTAELRQVCQGLFNELSENRISVWPGYLETMQVSLEQLYTKYDEMSVLFMVLITDATLENGVVQLRSRDTTMKEMMHISRLKDFLMKYVTSAKNM; encoded by the exons ATGGCGCTGGGTTGTCGCCAGGGCGGCCGGTGGTGCAGCCGTGCTCCGTTAGAGCGCTCCGGGCTCAGGAGGCGGCCGCCCGCCGCGCAGGGGGTGGAGAGCGTGTCCACGGCGCGGCCCTACGCGGCGGCGGCCGGCGGCGATGCTGAGGGGACGCTCAGGGAGGAGTTGCTGGAGGTGTGCTGGCGGCGGCACTTCCTGCGGGGCGGTGCGGAGCCGCGGCCGGCGCTGCCCTGGCGGGCTTACCTCAGCGGCTGTCATCCGGGCTTCGGCCCGCTGGGCGTGGCGCTGCGCCGCAACCTGGCGGCCCAGTGGTGGGATTGGGTGTTGGCGTTCCGGGAGCAGGTGTTGGAGGTGGAGGCCCCGCTCCACGGCCCGTCCGCCCTCGGTGCTCCGTGGGCCGGGTCTGGCCTCCGCCTGGTGCACACTGAGGCGCTGCGGGAAGCCCTGCAGGGAAGGGTCTGCGGCGGTCCGGCCCTGCAAGAAGTGCTGGGGAGTGCGGGGGTGCTTCGTGAGAGCCTGCTGCCCG GGGCTTTGGCGCAGTATCTGAGCTGCTTAGAACTGGTGAACAAAAGACTGCCTTGTGGCCTTGCACAAGTTGGAGTGTGCTTTGACTCTGTTCCAGAAAGTGAACCACGCAACAAAAACCTCACAAG AATAGGCGAAAGGACCTCGTCTTTGCTCACATGGTTTAGCTCTCCCAGAACTGCAGGACAGTGGCTCGATTACTGGCTACGCCAGAGACTCCAGTGGTGGAGAAAG TTTGCAGTAGCTCCATCTAACTTCAGCAGCAGTGATTTTCAggatgaagaaggaagaagaggattTAATTTACATTACACCTTTCCTTGGGGGACAGAAACAATAGAAACATTGAAGAACCTCGGTGATACTGAACTGTTACAGATGTATCCAGGGGATAGTTCAAAATTACTT ggcCGAGATGGGAGGAAGAACATCATCCCTCATGTTCTGTCTGTGAGTGGGAATCTGGACCGTGGAGCATTAGCATACCTCTTTGATTCTCTCCAGCTAGCTGAGCATCcattaacaaaaaagaaaaatgcacagagaaag GTTCTTAAGATTCATCCTTGCTTAGCACCTCTTAAAGTGGCCTTGGATGTAGGAAAGGGTccaacagcagagctgagacAG GTTTGTCAAGGATTGTTCAATGAActgtcagaaaacagaatttctgtaTGGCCAGGTTATCTTGAAACCATGCAGGTATCTCTGGAACAGCTTTATACAAA GTATGATGAGATGAGTGTTCTCTTCATGGTCTTGATAACTGATGCCACTCTAGAGAATGGAGTGGTCCAGCTGAGAAGCAGAGACACCACCATGAAGGAAATGATGCACATTTCTAGACTCAAGGACTTTTTAATGAAGTATGTAACATCAGCCAAAAATATGTAA
- the POLG2 gene encoding DNA polymerase subunit gamma-2, mitochondrial isoform X2, with protein MALGCRQGGRWCSRAPLERSGLRRRPPAAQGVESVSTARPYAAAAGGDAEGTLREELLEVCWRRHFLRGGAEPRPALPWRAYLSGCHPGFGPLGVALRRNLAAQWWDWVLAFREQVLEVEAPLHGPSALGAPWAGSGLRLVHTEALREALQGRVCGGPALQEVLGSAGVLRESLLPGALAQYLSCLELVNKRLPCGLAQVGVCFDSVPESEPRNKNLTRIGERTSSLLTWFSSPRTAGQWLDYWLRQRLQWWRKFAVAPSNFSSSDFQDEEGRRGFNLHYTFPWGTETIETLKNLGDTELLQMYPGDSSKLLGRDGRKNIIPHVLSVSGNLDRGALAYLFDSLQLAEHPLTKKKNAQRKVLKIHPCLAPLKVALDVGKGPTAELRQVCQGLFNELSENRISVWPGYLETMQVSLEQLYTKYDEMSVLFMVLITDATLENGVVQLRSRDTTMKEMMHISRLKDFLMNFTEKTAS; from the exons ATGGCGCTGGGTTGTCGCCAGGGCGGCCGGTGGTGCAGCCGTGCTCCGTTAGAGCGCTCCGGGCTCAGGAGGCGGCCGCCCGCCGCGCAGGGGGTGGAGAGCGTGTCCACGGCGCGGCCCTACGCGGCGGCGGCCGGCGGCGATGCTGAGGGGACGCTCAGGGAGGAGTTGCTGGAGGTGTGCTGGCGGCGGCACTTCCTGCGGGGCGGTGCGGAGCCGCGGCCGGCGCTGCCCTGGCGGGCTTACCTCAGCGGCTGTCATCCGGGCTTCGGCCCGCTGGGCGTGGCGCTGCGCCGCAACCTGGCGGCCCAGTGGTGGGATTGGGTGTTGGCGTTCCGGGAGCAGGTGTTGGAGGTGGAGGCCCCGCTCCACGGCCCGTCCGCCCTCGGTGCTCCGTGGGCCGGGTCTGGCCTCCGCCTGGTGCACACTGAGGCGCTGCGGGAAGCCCTGCAGGGAAGGGTCTGCGGCGGTCCGGCCCTGCAAGAAGTGCTGGGGAGTGCGGGGGTGCTTCGTGAGAGCCTGCTGCCCG GGGCTTTGGCGCAGTATCTGAGCTGCTTAGAACTGGTGAACAAAAGACTGCCTTGTGGCCTTGCACAAGTTGGAGTGTGCTTTGACTCTGTTCCAGAAAGTGAACCACGCAACAAAAACCTCACAAG AATAGGCGAAAGGACCTCGTCTTTGCTCACATGGTTTAGCTCTCCCAGAACTGCAGGACAGTGGCTCGATTACTGGCTACGCCAGAGACTCCAGTGGTGGAGAAAG TTTGCAGTAGCTCCATCTAACTTCAGCAGCAGTGATTTTCAggatgaagaaggaagaagaggattTAATTTACATTACACCTTTCCTTGGGGGACAGAAACAATAGAAACATTGAAGAACCTCGGTGATACTGAACTGTTACAGATGTATCCAGGGGATAGTTCAAAATTACTT ggcCGAGATGGGAGGAAGAACATCATCCCTCATGTTCTGTCTGTGAGTGGGAATCTGGACCGTGGAGCATTAGCATACCTCTTTGATTCTCTCCAGCTAGCTGAGCATCcattaacaaaaaagaaaaatgcacagagaaag GTTCTTAAGATTCATCCTTGCTTAGCACCTCTTAAAGTGGCCTTGGATGTAGGAAAGGGTccaacagcagagctgagacAG GTTTGTCAAGGATTGTTCAATGAActgtcagaaaacagaatttctgtaTGGCCAGGTTATCTTGAAACCATGCAGGTATCTCTGGAACAGCTTTATACAAA GTATGATGAGATGAGTGTTCTCTTCATGGTCTTGATAACTGATGCCACTCTAGAGAATGGAGTGGTCCAGCTGAGAAGCAGAGACACCACCATGAAGGAAATGATGCACATTTCTAGACTCAAGGACTTTTTAATGAA TTTTACTGAGAAAACTGCATCCTAA
- the DDX5 gene encoding probable ATP-dependent RNA helicase DDX5 isoform X2, whose product MPGFGAPRFGGSRGGPLSGKKFGNPGEKLTKKKWNLDELPKFEKNFYQEHPDVVRRTVQEVEQYRASKEVTVRGHNCPKPIINFYEANFPANVMEVIQRQNFTEPTAIQAQGWPVALSGLDMVGVAQTGSGKTLSYLLPAIVHINHQPFLERGDGPICLVLAPTRELAQQVQQVAAEYSRACRLKSTCIYGGAPKGPQIRDLERGVEICIATPGRLIDFLEAGKTNLRRCTYLVLDEADRMLDMGFEPQIRKIVDQIRPDRQTLMWSATWPKEVRQLAEDFLKEYVHINIGALELSANHNILQIVDVCHDVEKDDKLIRLMEEIMSEKENKTIVFVETKRRCDDLTRKMRRDGWPAMGIHGDKSQQERDWVLNEFKHGKAPILIATDVASRGLDVEDVKFVINYDYPNSSEDYIHRIGRTARSTKTGTAYTFFTPNNIKQVNDLISVLREANQAINPKLLQLIEDRGSGRSRGDRRDRYSAGKRGGFSSFRERENFERTYGPLGKRDFGAKTQNGAYTAQSFSNGTPFGNGFAAAGMQAGFRAGNPAGAYQNGYEQQYGSNIANMHNGMNQQQYAYPATGAAPMIGYPMPTSYSQ is encoded by the exons ATGCCCGG GTTTGGAGCTCCCCGTTTTGGAGGAAGTAGAGGAGGACCTCTCTCCGGGAAGAAATTTGGCAACCCTGGGGAAAAACTTAcgaaaaagaaatggaatttaGATGAGCTGCCCAAATTTGAGAAGAACTTCTACCAAGAACATCCTGATGTTGTTAGACGTACTGTG CAAGAAGTTGAACAGTACAGAGCAAGCAAAGAAGTCACAGTCAGGGGCCATAACTGTCCAAAACCGATCATAAACTTCTATGAAGCCAACTTTCCTG cAAATGTTATGGAAGTAATTCAGAGGCAGAACTTCACTGAACCAACTGCTATTCAAGCACAAGGCTGGCCTGTTGCCTTGAGTGGATTGGATATGGTTGGAGTGGCACAGACTGGATCAGGGAAAACACTGTCT TATTTGTTGCCTGCTATTGTGCATATAAATCACCAGCCATTCCTGGAGCGAGGAGATGGACCTATT TGTCTTGTGTTGGCACCAACTCGTGAGCTGGCCCAGCAAGTGCAGCAAGTGGCTGCTGAGTACAGCAGAGCTTGTCGTTTGAAGTCCACGTGTATCTATGGAGGTGCTCCCAAGGGACCACAGATCCGTGACCTGGAAAGAG GTGTGGAAATCTGCATTGCAACACCTGGAAGACTGATTGATTTCTTAGAAGCTGGAAAGACCAATCTCAGGAGGTGTACTTACCTTGTCCTTGATGAAGCTGACAGGATGCTTGACATGGGGTTTGAGCCTCAAATCAGAAAAATTGTGGATCAGATTAGA cctgacaGGCAGACTCTGATGTGGAGTGCCACATGGCCAAAGGAAGTAAGGCAGCTGGCTGAAGACTTCTTGAAAGAGTATGTACACATCAACATTGGTGCATTGGAACTAAGTGCAAACCACAACATCCTCCAGATTGTGGATGTGTGTCATGATGTGGAGAAAGATGACAA ACTTATTCGTCTGATGGAAGAAATCATgagtgagaaggaaaacaaaacaattgtTTTTGTGGAAACAAAAAGACGGTGTGATGATCTTACCAGGAAGATGAGGAGAGATGG GTGGCCAGCAATGGGTATTCATGGTGATAAAAGTCAGCAGGAACGGGACTGGGTTCTAAATG AATTCAAACACGGAAAAGCACCAATCCTGATTGCTACAGATGTTGCATCCAGAGGTCTAG ATGTGGAAGATGTGAAATTTGTCATCAATTATGACTACCCTAACTCCTCAGAGGACTATATCCACCGAATTGGACGAACTGCCCGCAGTACCAAAACAGGCACAGCATACACATTCTTTACTCCTAACAATATTAAGCAAGTAAATGACCTCATCTCTGTGCTTCGGGAGGCTAATCAAGCCATCAACCCCAAATTGCTTCAGTTGATTGAAGACAGAGGTTCAG GTCGTTCCCGAGGTGATCGACGTGACAGATACTCTGCGGGCAAAAGGGGTGGATTTAGTAGTTTTAGAGAGAGGGAGAACTTTGAGAGAACCTATGGTCCACTAGGGAAGAGAGACTTTGGAGCCAAAACTCAAAATGGGGCCTACACTGCCCAGAGTTTCAGTAATGGAACTCCTTTTGGGAATGGCTTTGCAGCTGCAGGCATGCAGGCTGGCTTCAGGGCTGGTAACCCTGCAGGGGCTTACCAGAATGGCTATGAGCAGCAGTATGGAAGTAACATTGCAAATATGCACAATGGCATGAACCAACAGCAGTATGCATATCCTGCCACTGGTGCTGCTCCCATGATAGGTTACCCAATGCCTACAAGTTATTCTCAATAA
- the POLG2 gene encoding DNA polymerase subunit gamma-2, mitochondrial isoform X3, translated as MALGCRQGGRWCSRAPLERSGLRRRPPAAQGVESVSTARPYAAAAGGDAEGTLREELLEVCWRRHFLRGGAEPRPALPWRAYLSGCHPGFGPLGVALRRNLAAQWWDWVLAFREQVLEVEAPLHGPSALGAPWAGSGLRLVHTEALREALQGRVCGGPALQEVLGSAGVLRESLLPGERTSSLLTWFSSPRTAGQWLDYWLRQRLQWWRKFAVAPSNFSSSDFQDEEGRRGFNLHYTFPWGTETIETLKNLGDTELLQMYPGDSSKLLGRDGRKNIIPHVLSVSGNLDRGALAYLFDSLQLAEHPLTKKKNAQRKVLKIHPCLAPLKVALDVGKGPTAELRQVCQGLFNELSENRISVWPGYLETMQVSLEQLYTKYDEMSVLFMVLITDATLENGVVQLRSRDTTMKEMMHISRLKDFLMKYVTSAKNM; from the exons ATGGCGCTGGGTTGTCGCCAGGGCGGCCGGTGGTGCAGCCGTGCTCCGTTAGAGCGCTCCGGGCTCAGGAGGCGGCCGCCCGCCGCGCAGGGGGTGGAGAGCGTGTCCACGGCGCGGCCCTACGCGGCGGCGGCCGGCGGCGATGCTGAGGGGACGCTCAGGGAGGAGTTGCTGGAGGTGTGCTGGCGGCGGCACTTCCTGCGGGGCGGTGCGGAGCCGCGGCCGGCGCTGCCCTGGCGGGCTTACCTCAGCGGCTGTCATCCGGGCTTCGGCCCGCTGGGCGTGGCGCTGCGCCGCAACCTGGCGGCCCAGTGGTGGGATTGGGTGTTGGCGTTCCGGGAGCAGGTGTTGGAGGTGGAGGCCCCGCTCCACGGCCCGTCCGCCCTCGGTGCTCCGTGGGCCGGGTCTGGCCTCCGCCTGGTGCACACTGAGGCGCTGCGGGAAGCCCTGCAGGGAAGGGTCTGCGGCGGTCCGGCCCTGCAAGAAGTGCTGGGGAGTGCGGGGGTGCTTCGTGAGAGCCTGCTGCCCG GCGAAAGGACCTCGTCTTTGCTCACATGGTTTAGCTCTCCCAGAACTGCAGGACAGTGGCTCGATTACTGGCTACGCCAGAGACTCCAGTGGTGGAGAAAG TTTGCAGTAGCTCCATCTAACTTCAGCAGCAGTGATTTTCAggatgaagaaggaagaagaggattTAATTTACATTACACCTTTCCTTGGGGGACAGAAACAATAGAAACATTGAAGAACCTCGGTGATACTGAACTGTTACAGATGTATCCAGGGGATAGTTCAAAATTACTT ggcCGAGATGGGAGGAAGAACATCATCCCTCATGTTCTGTCTGTGAGTGGGAATCTGGACCGTGGAGCATTAGCATACCTCTTTGATTCTCTCCAGCTAGCTGAGCATCcattaacaaaaaagaaaaatgcacagagaaag GTTCTTAAGATTCATCCTTGCTTAGCACCTCTTAAAGTGGCCTTGGATGTAGGAAAGGGTccaacagcagagctgagacAG GTTTGTCAAGGATTGTTCAATGAActgtcagaaaacagaatttctgtaTGGCCAGGTTATCTTGAAACCATGCAGGTATCTCTGGAACAGCTTTATACAAA GTATGATGAGATGAGTGTTCTCTTCATGGTCTTGATAACTGATGCCACTCTAGAGAATGGAGTGGTCCAGCTGAGAAGCAGAGACACCACCATGAAGGAAATGATGCACATTTCTAGACTCAAGGACTTTTTAATGAAGTATGTAACATCAGCCAAAAATATGTAA